A single genomic interval of Prochlorococcus marinus XMU1406 harbors:
- the proB gene encoding glutamate 5-kinase: MKIWVIKIGTSILRGTEEKSTEEVVETLCRAFTNFLSKGNKLILVTSGAVGLGCQKLNIKTRPNDLSILQATAAVGQVNLMTLYDKVFSKLGHNIAQILITKADFNSRESFNNASKTLKKLIDLNVIPIVNENDTVSNEELKYGDNDTLSALVALAINANKLILLTDIDNLYSKDPRNNKDAHPIKEVHNSELKEIKDKNIQNPNNEWGKGGISTKLISAEIATKGGVEVQLVDGTNKKNLIEIFNDNKIGTLFYPVEKPIGNKKSWLSHAIQTVGKITLDDGASFAIKKKGASLLAVGVKNVEGNFTVNQAVKIVNANDKEVAKGLVSISSDKLRSILNNNENNNSSIIVVHRDVLALS; this comes from the coding sequence ATGAAAATTTGGGTTATAAAAATTGGTACTAGTATTTTAAGAGGGACAGAAGAAAAATCTACTGAAGAAGTTGTTGAAACCCTTTGTAGAGCTTTTACAAATTTTCTTTCAAAAGGAAATAAATTGATTTTAGTAACTAGTGGAGCCGTAGGATTAGGTTGCCAAAAATTAAATATTAAAACAAGACCAAATGATTTAAGTATCCTTCAAGCCACTGCTGCAGTAGGTCAAGTTAATTTAATGACTTTATACGATAAAGTATTTAGTAAATTAGGCCACAATATTGCTCAAATTTTAATCACTAAAGCTGATTTCAATTCACGAGAATCCTTCAATAATGCTTCTAAAACTTTAAAAAAATTAATCGATTTGAATGTGATTCCAATAGTAAATGAGAATGATACAGTATCAAATGAAGAGCTCAAATATGGAGATAATGATACCCTCTCTGCCTTAGTTGCGTTAGCTATAAATGCTAACAAGCTTATTTTATTAACTGATATTGATAATCTATACTCAAAAGATCCACGTAATAATAAAGATGCACATCCTATTAAAGAGGTTCATAATAGTGAGTTAAAGGAAATTAAAGATAAAAATATTCAAAATCCAAATAACGAATGGGGAAAAGGAGGAATTTCTACAAAACTAATTTCTGCAGAAATAGCAACAAAAGGAGGAGTTGAAGTCCAACTAGTTGATGGAACTAATAAAAAAAACTTAATTGAAATTTTTAATGATAATAAAATTGGAACCTTATTTTATCCTGTAGAAAAACCTATAGGAAACAAGAAAAGTTGGCTTTCACATGCGATTCAGACCGTAGGAAAAATTACTTTGGACGATGGAGCTTCTTTTGCAATTAAAAAAAAAGGTGCTTCACTTTTAGCAGTTGGTGTTAAAAATGTAGAGGGTAACTTTACGGTTAATCAGGCAGTTAAAATCGTAAATGCAAATGATAAAGAAGTTGCAAAAGGTTTAGTATCAATAAGTAGCGACAAATTGAGAAGTATCTTAAATAATAATGAAAATAACAACTCCTCGATAATTGTCGTACACAGAGATGTTCTTGCTCTCTCTTAG
- a CDS encoding YqeG family HAD IIIA-type phosphatase, translated as MRSILKVSWDSNLPIYKISQSELQKQGIHSLLLDVDGTLVNRKSNIIPKAVKNWIIESKKLFSLYLISNNPSKKRIAKIAKELNLRYKYNASKPSKKVTLSAIKEIGSEPKNIAIIGDRIFTDIIVGNRCNIKTILVKRLKRDGLPIKFNLTLIIEKLISHFIK; from the coding sequence ATGAGATCTATCCTAAAAGTTAGTTGGGATTCAAATTTACCAATATATAAGATTTCTCAATCTGAGTTACAAAAACAAGGAATTCATTCTTTATTACTAGATGTGGATGGAACTTTAGTAAATAGAAAGTCAAATATAATCCCAAAAGCTGTAAAAAATTGGATCATTGAATCTAAAAAACTTTTCTCCTTATACCTAATAAGTAATAATCCATCAAAAAAAAGAATCGCGAAAATAGCGAAAGAATTAAATTTAAGATACAAATACAATGCATCAAAACCTTCAAAAAAAGTAACTTTGTCCGCTATCAAAGAAATAGGCAGTGAGCCAAAAAATATAGCCATAATTGGCGACAGGATTTTTACAGATATTATTGTTGGAAATAGATGTAATATAAAAACAATTTTAGTTAAGAGATTAAAGAGAGATGGCTTGCCTATAAAATTTAATTTAACTTTAATAATAGAAAAATTAATTTCTCATTTTATAAAATGA
- a CDS encoding DUF3727 domain-containing protein, which produces MKETNSNDNYDAQTLILNDSNGNELFCYLEQIVIVEGKEYALLTPVDTPVSLFKINEKDEPELIEKIDKNEQILKNAEAVLQEHDLRLIRSAVTLTVSGELEEPIYDELEEDYIDDDSESFELLVNFNLFDQEYGLYIPLDPFFIVGKLKDKGALLVEDDEFDKIQPLIETELEKSNS; this is translated from the coding sequence GATGCACAGACACTAATACTAAATGACTCAAATGGAAACGAGCTATTTTGTTATCTTGAACAAATAGTAATTGTTGAGGGAAAAGAATATGCTTTATTAACACCAGTTGATACTCCAGTAAGTCTTTTCAAAATAAATGAAAAAGATGAACCTGAACTAATTGAGAAAATAGATAAAAATGAACAAATACTAAAAAATGCTGAAGCGGTTCTTCAAGAACATGATTTAAGACTGATCAGATCAGCAGTTACATTAACGGTTTCAGGAGAACTTGAAGAACCAATTTACGATGAATTAGAAGAAGATTACATCGATGATGATAGTGAGAGTTTTGAATTGCTTGTTAACTTTAATCTTTTTGACCAGGAATATGGTTTATATATTCCACTTGATCCTTTTTTTATTGTCGGAAAATTAAAAGATAAAGGTGCCTTATTAGTTGAAGATGATGAGTTCGATAAAATTCAACCTTTAATTGAAACTGAGCTAGAAAAAAGTAATTCTTAA